One stretch of Mycolicibacterium fallax DNA includes these proteins:
- a CDS encoding SDR family oxidoreductase, translated as MPRFDPLPDRRPAFVAGASSGIGAATAVELAANGFPVALAARRVEKCQELVDKIRADGGEAVAVALDVTDPGSVTEAVKAATAELGEIEVLVAGAGDTNFGRLAEMPTDDFDAQLQIHLIGANRLMTAVVDGMIERRRGDLIFVGSDVALRQRPHMGAYGAAKAALVAMVTNLQMELEGTGVRASIVHPGPTMTAMGWNLPVEKIGPALEDWAKWGQARHNYFLRPADLARAITFVAQTPRGGFIANMELQPEAPLAETTDRQKLAVEEGN; from the coding sequence ATGCCACGCTTTGATCCCCTGCCCGACCGTCGCCCGGCATTCGTGGCCGGCGCCTCCTCCGGGATCGGCGCCGCCACCGCGGTCGAACTCGCCGCCAACGGCTTCCCGGTCGCACTGGCCGCCCGCCGGGTGGAGAAATGCCAGGAGCTGGTCGACAAGATCCGCGCCGACGGCGGCGAGGCCGTCGCCGTCGCCCTGGACGTCACCGACCCCGGCTCGGTGACCGAGGCCGTCAAGGCCGCCACCGCCGAACTCGGCGAGATCGAGGTGCTGGTCGCCGGCGCCGGCGACACCAACTTCGGCAGGCTCGCCGAGATGCCGACCGACGATTTCGATGCCCAGTTGCAGATCCACCTGATCGGCGCGAACCGGCTGATGACCGCGGTGGTCGACGGGATGATCGAGCGCCGCCGCGGCGACCTGATCTTCGTCGGCTCCGACGTCGCGCTGCGCCAACGCCCGCACATGGGCGCCTACGGCGCGGCCAAGGCCGCCCTGGTCGCCATGGTGACCAACCTGCAGATGGAGCTGGAGGGCACCGGGGTGCGGGCCTCGATCGTGCATCCCGGACCGACCATGACCGCGATGGGCTGGAACCTGCCGGTGGAGAAGATCGGCCCGGCCCTGGAGGACTGGGCCAAGTGGGGCCAGGCCCGGCACAACTATTTCCTGCGCCCGGCGGACCTGGCCCGGGCCATCACCTTCGTCGCGCAGACCCCGCGCGGCGGATTCATCGCCAACATGGAGCTGCAGCCCGAGGCCCCGCTGGCCGAGACCACCGATCGGCAGAAGCTCGCCGTCGAGGAGGGGAACTGA